Proteins encoded by one window of Ignavibacteriota bacterium:
- a CDS encoding NADH-quinone oxidoreductase subunit E: MSERLKRVDVILGNYHPEKYKILGSVMDRPNAELIKDLIDSGLKGRGGAGFLTGLKWKFAAQAESEEKYVICNADEGEPGTFKDREILTKVPRKVLSGMGICAKVIGAKKGYIYLRGEYKFLVPQLNVEIEEFHEHCDKLGLDFRIEIFLGSGAYVCGEETALLNSIEGRRGEPRNKPPFPTNHGLFGKPTVVNNVETLVSAMMVCKIGPDQFKKLGILDSHGSKLFSVSGDTPRPGIYDLEFGLSLEEFVREFGDGDTKAVQVGGASGFCVPRKKFSKTTIGFKAGLDGDNLPTGGSMMIFNSSRSMYHVLENYLEFFEEESCGQCTPCRVGCQQLKKGIDAVKRGIKTPEYLEQLLQLTETMKITAKCGLGQSVANSFSSIVENFREEMIY, from the coding sequence ATGTCAGAAAGATTAAAAAGAGTAGATGTAATTCTGGGCAATTATCACCCCGAAAAGTATAAAATTCTTGGCAGTGTTATGGACCGTCCAAATGCCGAATTAATCAAAGATTTGATAGATTCAGGACTTAAAGGACGAGGTGGAGCGGGCTTCCTTACAGGGCTGAAGTGGAAGTTTGCTGCACAGGCAGAAAGTGAAGAAAAATATGTCATTTGTAACGCGGATGAAGGCGAACCGGGCACATTCAAGGACAGAGAAATTCTAACCAAAGTACCAAGAAAAGTACTGTCAGGTATGGGAATTTGCGCTAAGGTTATTGGTGCTAAAAAAGGTTATATTTACCTTCGCGGAGAATATAAGTTTCTAGTTCCACAACTGAATGTGGAGATTGAAGAGTTTCACGAGCATTGCGATAAATTAGGTCTTGATTTTCGTATTGAAATTTTCCTCGGAAGCGGTGCTTATGTTTGTGGTGAAGAAACTGCACTTCTGAACTCTATTGAAGGGCGACGCGGAGAACCGAGAAATAAACCTCCGTTTCCAACTAATCATGGACTTTTCGGAAAACCAACTGTTGTAAATAATGTTGAGACTTTAGTCTCTGCGATGATGGTTTGCAAAATCGGACCAGACCAGTTTAAGAAACTCGGTATTCTTGATTCCCACGGTTCTAAACTTTTCTCCGTATCAGGTGATACACCACGCCCGGGCATATATGACCTTGAATTTGGATTGTCATTGGAAGAATTTGTTCGAGAATTTGGCGATGGCGATACAAAAGCAGTTCAGGTGGGAGGTGCTTCAGGATTCTGCGTACCACGTAAGAAATTCAGCAAAACAACAATTGGATTCAAAGCCGGACTTGACGGAGATAATCTACCAACCGGCGGTTCGATGATGATATTCAATTCTTCACGCTCAATGTATCATGTACTGGAAAATTATCTCGAATTTTTTGAAGAAGAATCATGCGGACAATGTACACCTTGCAGAGTAGGATGTCAGCAACTCAAAAAAGGTATTGATGCCGTCAAACGCGGAATTAAAACTCCTGAGTATTTGGAACAACTACTCCAACTTACCGAAACTATGAAGATTACCGCTAAATGTGGACTTGGTCAGTCGGTCGCTAACTCATTCTCATCTATTGTTGAGAATTTCCGTGAAGAGATGATTTATTAA
- the nuoE gene encoding NADH-quinone oxidoreductase subunit NuoE, with product MPHTKELVERLVATHGSGRESLLPILQDVQRHEHYISDDAMVEIATQLDVSTADVYGKATFYTFIDTVPRGKFVIRVCKTIVCDMHNKSQIIETLENLLKIKVGETTLNRKFSLLYTNCLGWCHMGPAMLINDDVYTDLTPDRVRDIITFYKNKN from the coding sequence ATGCCACATACTAAAGAATTAGTCGAAAGATTAGTCGCTACCCACGGTTCGGGACGTGAATCACTCCTGCCAATATTGCAGGATGTTCAACGCCACGAGCACTATATTTCGGATGATGCAATGGTCGAAATTGCTACGCAGTTGGATGTATCCACCGCGGATGTATATGGGAAAGCCACTTTCTATACTTTTATTGATACTGTACCTCGCGGTAAGTTTGTTATAAGAGTATGCAAAACGATTGTCTGTGATATGCACAACAAATCGCAAATAATTGAAACTCTGGAAAATCTTTTGAAAATCAAAGTCGGTGAAACGACTTTAAACAGAAAGTTTTCTTTGCTTTATACCAATTGCCTTGGCTGGTGTCACATGGGACCTGCTATGCTCATCAATGATGATGTATATACAGACCTGACTCCGGATCGTGTCAGGGATATTATCACATTTTATAAAAATAAAAATTAA
- the rpsU gene encoding 30S ribosomal protein S21: protein MIGVTIQGNENIDRALKRFKKKYERSGVLREFKKRTAFMKPSVEKRMARIKAARRQHRFSMDAD from the coding sequence GTGATAGGCGTAACTATTCAAGGCAATGAAAATATTGACAGAGCTTTGAAACGTTTCAAGAAAAAATACGAACGCTCCGGCGTTCTCCGCGAGTTTAAAAAACGTACTGCGTTCATGAAACCTTCTGTCGAGAAACGTATGGCGAGAATTAAAGCTGCTCGCAGGCAACACCGCTTTTCTATGGATGCTGATTAA